A genomic segment from Candidatus Viadribacter manganicus encodes:
- the trhA gene encoding PAQR family membrane homeostasis protein TrhA: MALSDLLTADEQELAEHYPNRVEHAADGIVHAVGIIAALVGGGLLVAVALVNRGVPMATAGAIYAMCLMAMLAASAIYNLTKPSRYRRVLRRIDEAAIFLMIAGSYTPFTVKLLPPNFAVAVTVAIWVAALAGAAGKVFATNLSDRAWCFIYLAFGWLAVLILGPVVPTLPPLAIAMLVVAGVTYSGGVLLYLNHAIPFRRALWHACVIIGAAGHYGAVMIGLVLS, translated from the coding sequence ATGGCACTCTCGGATCTACTGACCGCTGACGAGCAAGAGCTCGCAGAGCACTACCCGAACCGGGTCGAACACGCGGCCGACGGTATCGTGCATGCGGTTGGGATCATTGCCGCATTGGTTGGCGGCGGACTTCTGGTTGCGGTCGCGTTGGTCAATCGCGGCGTGCCGATGGCGACTGCCGGCGCAATTTACGCGATGTGCCTGATGGCGATGCTCGCCGCCTCGGCCATCTACAATCTCACCAAACCCTCCCGGTATCGCCGCGTGCTGCGTCGGATCGATGAAGCAGCGATCTTTTTGATGATCGCAGGCTCCTACACCCCATTCACCGTGAAGCTGCTGCCGCCTAATTTTGCTGTGGCGGTCACGGTGGCGATCTGGGTAGCGGCGCTCGCGGGCGCTGCAGGCAAAGTGTTCGCCACCAACCTCTCCGACCGGGCGTGGTGCTTTATCTATCTGGCGTTTGGCTGGCTGGCGGTGCTGATCCTTGGGCCGGTGGTGCCGACTTTGCCGCCGCTCGCGATTGCAATGCTGGTGGTGGCCGGCGTCACCTATTCAGGGGGCGTGCTACTCTATCTGAACCACGCCATCCCCTTTCGCCGCGCACTCTGGCATGCATGCGTCATCATCGGCGCTGCTGGGCATTACGGTGCGGTGATGATCGGACTGGTTCTGAGCTAA
- a CDS encoding serine hydrolase domain-containing protein, whose protein sequence is MTRRTLLGAAAAAGVASGGEAQTAGGELTARAYMHGFPPSETARVDPSNWHMYPQAKWSVRHMRELFASRDATPAIRHPIALRESPQSFDDVRLQTETGEITWDDFLSSTHTDAAIVLHNGGVVFERYFDGMEPHHQHLLFSCTKSYCGFLAEILASRGQLDFSRTVESYLPEMANTAYAAATVREVADMTDGVHFSEDYTDYTADIYRHAYQMGLSPHDPANPPRGAYASLQTLSVRDHPAGHTFAYRSASSDVLGWIVQRVSGKSLSQLHAEEIYSKIGAEGASYFTIDAAGMEIASMGLNVTLRDFVRFGEAIRRGGRVGSQQALPAEVIASIFTGGDREAFARSNSVTRQGWSYKSQFWCTHDHFGSVWMLGVRGQRMLICPELNLVMAKFGSHPVASNVATDVIHGAAVQALARRFG, encoded by the coding sequence ATGACACGCAGAACACTTTTAGGCGCAGCAGCGGCAGCAGGCGTCGCAAGCGGCGGCGAAGCGCAGACTGCGGGCGGTGAACTCACCGCACGCGCGTACATGCACGGGTTCCCACCGTCGGAGACAGCGCGCGTCGATCCGTCCAACTGGCACATGTATCCGCAGGCAAAGTGGTCCGTGCGGCACATGCGCGAACTCTTCGCTTCGCGCGATGCAACGCCCGCAATCCGGCATCCGATTGCGCTTCGGGAATCGCCGCAATCGTTTGACGATGTTCGCCTTCAAACCGAAACCGGTGAGATCACCTGGGACGACTTCCTATCCTCCACACACACTGATGCCGCGATCGTGCTGCACAACGGCGGCGTCGTGTTCGAGCGCTATTTCGACGGCATGGAGCCGCATCACCAGCATCTGCTGTTCTCGTGCACTAAGTCCTATTGCGGCTTCCTCGCTGAAATCCTCGCCTCACGCGGTCAGCTCGACTTCTCACGCACGGTAGAATCTTATCTGCCGGAGATGGCGAACACCGCTTATGCCGCCGCCACCGTGCGGGAAGTCGCGGACATGACGGACGGCGTGCATTTCAGTGAGGACTACACGGACTACACAGCCGACATTTATCGTCATGCCTATCAGATGGGCCTGTCGCCGCATGATCCTGCAAATCCGCCGCGCGGGGCCTACGCTTCGCTGCAGACGCTGAGTGTGCGCGATCATCCGGCGGGACATACTTTCGCATATCGCTCAGCGAGCAGTGATGTGCTCGGTTGGATCGTGCAACGGGTGTCGGGCAAGTCGCTGTCGCAGCTGCATGCCGAGGAAATCTATTCAAAGATCGGCGCTGAGGGTGCGTCGTATTTCACGATCGATGCGGCAGGCATGGAAATCGCCAGCATGGGTCTCAATGTGACGTTGCGCGATTTCGTCCGTTTCGGAGAAGCCATTCGCCGGGGCGGTCGCGTGGGCTCACAGCAAGCGCTTCCGGCCGAAGTGATCGCCTCCATTTTTACCGGCGGTGATCGTGAAGCGTTCGCGCGCAGCAACTCGGTCACGCGACAGGGTTGGTCCTATAAGAGCCAGTTCTGGTGCACACATGATCACTTTGGCTCTGTGTGGATGCTCGGCGTGCGCGGCCAGCGCATGCTAATTTGCCCGGAGCTCAATTTGGTGATGGCGAAGTTCGGATCGCACCCGGTTGCGAGCAATGTCGCGACTGACGTTATCCATGGCGCTGCTGTTCAGGCGCTTGCGCGCCGTTTCGGTTAG
- a CDS encoding PRC-barrel domain-containing protein — translation MPTTTGHTSAIRAKKVIGTSIKDTTGEKIGTVEDLVLNKENNSILFAVVGFGGVLKIGEKFHPLPWASLNYDEEEDAYVVPYTKDELKSAPSDTIDELTKNDGVAYRDQAFAFYKVDHYWT, via the coding sequence ATGCCCACAACCACCGGCCACACCAGCGCGATCCGCGCGAAGAAAGTCATCGGTACATCCATAAAGGACACCACCGGTGAAAAGATCGGCACAGTCGAAGATCTCGTGCTCAACAAAGAGAACAACTCAATTCTCTTCGCCGTCGTCGGTTTTGGCGGCGTTCTGAAGATCGGCGAGAAATTCCATCCACTGCCGTGGGCATCACTGAATTACGACGAAGAGGAAGACGCCTACGTGGTGCCCTACACAAAGGACGAGCTTAAATCGGCGCCGTCGGACACGATCGACGAACTCACCAAGAATGACGGCGTCGCGTATCGCGACCAGGCCTTCGCCTTCTATAAGGTTGATCACTATTGGACGTAG
- a CDS encoding KTSC domain-containing protein, whose translation MSRSSLIQRAIYVPTEQTLAVTFTTGRTYLYFGVPADVYAEFASAPSRIQIFNWRIRDHEFRELD comes from the coding sequence ATGTCTAGATCGAGTTTGATCCAGCGCGCAATCTACGTCCCGACGGAGCAGACGTTGGCTGTGACGTTCACGACAGGCCGGACCTATCTCTATTTTGGCGTTCCGGCAGACGTGTATGCGGAATTCGCCAGTGCTCCATCGCGAATCCAAATCTTCAATTGGCGGATTCGGGACCACGAATTTCGCGAGTTGGATTAA
- a CDS encoding thioredoxin family protein has protein sequence MMTQAAADPPVRLDRTLYANQGYDPQSNPVADLNAALQRAQREDRRVQIIVDGDLCVWCDILDIYPAENDDVRAEFAQSFLILKVNMSQEDENARFLSRFLESAGYPDFFILASDGSYLSQQNTGALASDRSYHRVEGFEFFCRAA, from the coding sequence ATGATGACGCAAGCGGCGGCTGACCCGCCGGTGCGTCTCGATCGGACGCTGTATGCCAACCAAGGCTATGATCCACAGAGCAATCCCGTCGCCGATCTCAACGCTGCGCTCCAGCGTGCGCAACGCGAAGACAGGCGCGTTCAGATCATCGTTGACGGCGATTTGTGCGTCTGGTGCGACATCCTCGATATTTATCCCGCGGAAAATGACGACGTTCGCGCGGAGTTTGCTCAGTCCTTTCTCATCCTGAAAGTGAACATGAGCCAGGAGGACGAAAACGCGCGCTTTCTGTCTCGCTTTCTGGAATCGGCCGGCTACCCGGACTTCTTTATCTTGGCATCCGACGGCTCGTATCTGAGCCAACAAAATACGGGCGCGTTGGCGTCGGATCGCAGCTACCATCGCGTCGAAGGCTTCGAGTTCTTCTGTCGCGCCGCGTAG
- a CDS encoding argininosuccinate synthase, with amino-acid sequence MSQPKVNKVVLAYSGGLDTSIILKWLQETYGCEVVTFTADLGQGEELAPAREKALKMGVKPDNIFIDDLREEFVRDFVWPMFRANTLYEGQYLLGTSIARPLIAKRQIEIANMVGADAVCHGATGKGNDQVRFEVSYYALKPDVKVIAPWREWEFEGRPQLIDYAKKHGIPIAQGKEQAAPFSIDANLMHTSSEGLALEDPDVEVPDIVTKRGDRRTITPEEAPDKAETIKLSFERGDLVAINDKPMRAHELLTELNRLGSKHGIGGLDLVENRYVGMKSRGFYETPGGTVLWYGHRAIESITLDRGAMHLKDELMPKYAGIIYNGFWWTPERKMLQAAIDASQDSVTGDVTLKLYKGGVRTVGRSSPYSLYSKKLVGFDEAGGYNQADAEGFIKLNALRLRILAERDKKRGKNE; translated from the coding sequence ATGTCGCAGCCCAAGGTCAACAAGGTCGTGCTCGCCTACTCAGGCGGCCTCGATACTTCCATTATCCTGAAGTGGCTGCAAGAGACTTACGGCTGCGAAGTCGTCACTTTTACCGCTGACCTCGGCCAGGGTGAAGAACTCGCGCCTGCGCGCGAAAAGGCCCTGAAGATGGGCGTGAAGCCGGACAACATCTTCATCGACGACCTCCGCGAAGAGTTCGTCCGTGATTTTGTCTGGCCGATGTTTCGCGCCAACACGCTCTATGAAGGCCAGTACCTTCTCGGCACTTCGATCGCGCGGCCTTTGATCGCCAAGCGCCAAATTGAAATCGCCAACATGGTCGGCGCAGACGCCGTTTGTCACGGCGCGACCGGCAAGGGCAACGATCAGGTGCGCTTCGAAGTGAGCTACTATGCTCTGAAGCCGGACGTGAAAGTGATCGCGCCGTGGCGTGAATGGGAGTTCGAGGGCCGTCCGCAGCTGATTGACTATGCCAAGAAGCACGGCATTCCGATCGCGCAGGGAAAAGAGCAGGCCGCACCGTTCTCGATCGATGCGAATTTGATGCACACGTCGAGTGAAGGCTTGGCGCTTGAAGATCCGGACGTTGAGGTGCCGGATATCGTCACCAAGCGCGGTGATCGCCGTACCATCACGCCTGAAGAAGCGCCCGATAAAGCCGAGACAATCAAGCTCAGCTTCGAGCGCGGCGATCTCGTTGCTATCAACGACAAGCCGATGAGGGCGCACGAGCTCCTCACGGAGCTCAATCGTCTGGGCTCCAAGCATGGCATTGGCGGCCTCGATTTGGTTGAAAACCGCTATGTCGGCATGAAGTCGCGCGGCTTTTACGAAACGCCAGGCGGCACCGTTCTCTGGTACGGCCACCGCGCCATCGAGAGCATCACGCTCGATCGCGGCGCCATGCACCTCAAAGATGAGCTGATGCCGAAATATGCCGGCATCATCTATAATGGCTTCTGGTGGACGCCTGAGCGCAAGATGTTGCAGGCCGCTATTGATGCGAGCCAGGACAGCGTCACCGGCGATGTCACGTTGAAGCTCTATAAGGGCGGAGTCCGCACAGTCGGCCGTTCAAGCCCGTACTCGCTCTATTCGAAGAAGCTTGTCGGCTTCGACGAAGCGGGCGGCTACAATCAAGCCGACGCTGAAGGCTTCATCAAGCTCAATGCTCTGCGTCTTCGCATTCTTGCCGAGCGCGACAAGAAGCGCGGTAAGAATGAGTAG
- a CDS encoding 2OG-Fe(II) oxygenase, with protein MSGSDVTSLQQRANAGDARAQYELGARLLVGRNAPFAPQDGARFVEASARQQDADALQLSAVLAALGIGRAQDWREAFDLLRRAAEQGDERALGQVAVIGDGFGNQLAIPEQFIHFEAPRVATAESFLSETACAWIMGRARPHLDAARIKNAEAGGANVHAVRTNTGMGFSLIDTDLVLQVVHARIAAAIGQPVANQEPTNILHYTPGQEYRPHYDFIDPGVVHFARELQTVGQRTVTFLIYLNDDYEGGATTFPRLDWSFKGKTGDALAFWNLTEGHPDTRTLHAGTPTTNGVKWLFSKWVRDRPVPLI; from the coding sequence GTGTCAGGCTCCGACGTTACGTCACTACAGCAGCGTGCGAACGCTGGCGACGCGCGAGCCCAATACGAACTCGGCGCGCGGTTGCTGGTCGGCCGAAACGCGCCGTTTGCACCGCAGGATGGCGCACGCTTCGTCGAAGCTTCCGCACGGCAACAGGATGCGGACGCACTTCAGCTTTCAGCTGTGCTTGCGGCGCTCGGTATTGGCCGCGCCCAGGACTGGCGCGAAGCGTTCGATCTGTTGCGACGTGCGGCGGAGCAGGGTGACGAGCGCGCTCTCGGGCAGGTCGCTGTCATAGGCGATGGGTTTGGTAATCAACTCGCCATTCCAGAGCAGTTCATTCACTTCGAAGCTCCGCGTGTTGCGACCGCAGAAAGTTTTCTGTCCGAGACTGCGTGCGCCTGGATTATGGGTCGGGCGCGCCCGCATCTCGACGCCGCACGCATCAAGAACGCGGAGGCGGGCGGCGCCAATGTTCACGCGGTGCGCACAAATACCGGCATGGGCTTTTCGCTAATCGACACAGATCTGGTGCTCCAAGTCGTCCATGCGCGCATCGCCGCCGCTATAGGCCAGCCTGTCGCAAATCAGGAACCGACGAATATTCTCCACTACACGCCCGGCCAGGAATATCGCCCGCACTACGATTTTATCGATCCCGGCGTCGTGCATTTCGCGCGCGAATTACAAACCGTAGGTCAACGCACCGTCACCTTCCTGATCTACCTCAATGACGATTACGAAGGCGGCGCCACAACTTTCCCGCGCCTCGATTGGAGCTTCAAAGGCAAAACGGGCGACGCGCTGGCGTTCTGGAATTTGACCGAAGGCCATCCCGATACCCGCACGCTTCACGCCGGGACGCCAACGACCAACGGTGTGAAATGGCTGTTCTCGAAGTGGGTCCGTGACCGTCCGGTGCCGTTGATCTAA
- a CDS encoding oxygenase MpaB family protein has protein sequence MARNLDRLLRDYIAPPPGVRPADFAAPAGAPALFAPDSVSWRVMKNPVALIIGGIAAVILELAEPRVRTGVWEHTSFRRDPVTRMRRTGYAAWVTIYASAENARSMIAGVVRAHERVEGRTAAGAPYRANDPELLTWVHATAAFGFSEAYSRYVRTLTPAEIDAFHTEGAPAAALYGADQPPRSAAELQALFARMAPKLERSDIVLEFFSIVRAAPLLPVKALQRLVVRAAISITPDWARETLGLGREFALRRGEHTLVRALGAASDRFVLEDAPPAQACIRLGLPANYLYR, from the coding sequence ATGGCTCGCAACTTGGATCGGCTGCTGCGTGATTACATCGCGCCCCCGCCCGGCGTGCGCCCGGCGGATTTCGCCGCGCCCGCCGGTGCGCCGGCATTGTTCGCACCGGATTCGGTAAGCTGGCGGGTCATGAAGAACCCGGTGGCGCTGATCATTGGCGGCATCGCAGCGGTGATCTTGGAATTGGCGGAGCCCCGCGTTCGCACAGGCGTGTGGGAGCATACGAGCTTTCGCAGGGATCCCGTTACGCGCATGCGCCGCACTGGGTATGCGGCGTGGGTCACCATCTATGCGTCGGCCGAAAACGCACGCTCGATGATTGCCGGGGTTGTGCGTGCGCATGAACGTGTCGAGGGGCGAACGGCTGCGGGCGCGCCGTATCGCGCCAATGACCCCGAACTGTTGACTTGGGTGCACGCAACGGCCGCCTTTGGATTTTCGGAAGCCTATTCGCGCTACGTACGCACACTGACGCCGGCGGAGATCGACGCTTTCCACACCGAAGGTGCGCCCGCAGCCGCGCTCTACGGCGCGGACCAACCTCCGCGCTCGGCGGCAGAACTTCAGGCGTTGTTTGCGCGGATGGCGCCCAAGCTCGAACGCTCGGACATCGTGCTTGAGTTCTTCTCGATCGTCCGTGCAGCGCCGCTGCTACCGGTAAAAGCACTGCAACGCCTGGTGGTGCGCGCCGCTATCAGCATAACGCCAGATTGGGCGCGCGAGACATTAGGGCTTGGGCGAGAATTTGCTCTACGGCGCGGCGAGCACACGCTAGTGCGCGCACTTGGAGCAGCATCGGATCGGTTCGTTCTGGAGGACGCACCGCCAGCCCAAGCCTGCATACGGCTCGGCCTGCCCGCGAACTACCTCTATCGCTAG
- a CDS encoding potassium transporter Kup, which yields MAQAPAEAPQPNSSSNGAGGGGRARAAAHGGFWTLLIGSIGVVYGDIGTSPLYAFKESFHHVLQDGTLATREEILGIISLIFWALMIVVMLKYIVIVMQMDNKGEGGTLSLMALAQRALGKRTPLLFLIGVAGASMFYGDALITPAISVMSAVEGLKAVPGLEGPIDPFILPIAIGILVGLFAIQSRGTGVMGRFFGPITAIWFITMGALGVTQIMAHPEIFQALSPLHAIGFMIEHRFLTFIVLGSVFLAVTGAEALYADMGHFGRRPIRVAWVGLVLPALTLNYLGQGAFVIANLDTLNNEYQIASEAARAVGATTVQFNFSPFFEMAPDMLRLPLVILATAATVIASQAVISGAFSLTQQAIQLGLLPRMEIRRTSETQAGQIYMPQINWLLLAGVLVLTLAFGSSTRLAAAYGISITGEMLMSTCMMFIVIWKLWKRPAILAAAIVTPFVIIEGIFLASNLQRVWSGGFVPLLLAGGLIIIMWTWVRGTRLLAETTRRDEPLAKLFETLSHHPPHRVRGAAIFLTGDPDIAPAALMHNLKHNQVLHEQIIILTVKTVNAPRAPDSERVKVEDYMPDVRRVTLTFGFMETPNVVKALTEARKHGLKFDIMKTSFFLSRRTIVPSERSGMPLWQDHLFIFLARNATNATDFFHIPSGRAVELGNQVMV from the coding sequence ATGGCGCAGGCTCCAGCCGAAGCGCCCCAGCCAAACAGCTCATCGAACGGCGCCGGTGGCGGTGGCCGCGCGCGTGCGGCTGCGCATGGGGGATTCTGGACGCTGCTGATCGGTTCGATTGGCGTGGTCTACGGCGATATCGGCACCAGCCCGCTCTACGCGTTCAAGGAATCCTTCCACCACGTCCTGCAGGACGGAACGCTCGCGACGCGTGAGGAAATCCTCGGCATCATCTCGCTTATCTTTTGGGCGCTGATGATCGTGGTGATGTTGAAATACATCGTCATCGTCATGCAGATGGACAACAAGGGCGAGGGCGGCACGCTTTCACTCATGGCGTTAGCCCAACGAGCGCTTGGCAAGCGTACGCCGTTACTCTTCTTGATCGGTGTTGCAGGCGCCTCGATGTTTTACGGTGACGCGCTCATCACGCCTGCGATCTCGGTTATGTCCGCGGTCGAAGGCCTAAAGGCGGTGCCGGGTCTCGAAGGCCCAATCGATCCGTTTATTCTACCAATCGCGATTGGCATTTTGGTTGGCCTGTTCGCGATCCAATCGCGCGGCACCGGCGTTATGGGTCGCTTCTTCGGACCCATCACTGCAATCTGGTTCATCACCATGGGTGCGCTGGGCGTGACCCAAATCATGGCGCACCCGGAAATTTTCCAAGCGCTATCGCCGCTGCACGCCATCGGCTTCATGATCGAGCACCGCTTCCTCACCTTCATCGTGTTGGGTTCGGTGTTCTTGGCTGTGACAGGCGCCGAAGCGCTATACGCCGACATGGGCCATTTCGGGCGCCGCCCCATCCGTGTCGCCTGGGTGGGCCTCGTGCTGCCGGCGCTTACGCTCAACTATCTCGGGCAGGGCGCGTTCGTGATTGCGAACCTCGACACTCTGAACAACGAATATCAGATCGCAAGCGAGGCTGCGCGGGCCGTGGGCGCGACGACGGTACAATTCAATTTCAGCCCATTCTTCGAAATGGCTCCTGACATGCTCCGCTTGCCGCTGGTGATTCTGGCGACTGCCGCGACCGTGATCGCCAGCCAAGCCGTCATCTCCGGCGCCTTCTCACTGACTCAGCAAGCAATCCAGCTCGGCCTGCTGCCGCGCATGGAAATCCGTCGCACGTCGGAAACCCAAGCTGGTCAGATCTATATGCCGCAGATCAACTGGCTGCTGCTCGCCGGGGTTCTCGTGTTGACGCTCGCCTTCGGTTCCTCGACACGCCTCGCAGCTGCTTACGGCATTTCGATCACCGGCGAGATGCTGATGAGCACCTGCATGATGTTCATCGTCATCTGGAAACTCTGGAAGCGCCCTGCGATTTTGGCCGCCGCAATCGTCACGCCATTCGTCATCATCGAAGGCATATTCCTGGCGTCGAACCTTCAGCGCGTTTGGTCCGGCGGCTTTGTGCCATTGCTGCTTGCTGGCGGTCTCATCATCATCATGTGGACCTGGGTGCGTGGTACTCGGCTTCTGGCGGAGACGACGCGCCGCGATGAACCGCTCGCCAAGCTCTTCGAGACACTCTCACACCATCCGCCTCACCGCGTGCGTGGCGCTGCAATCTTCCTCACCGGCGATCCAGACATCGCGCCCGCTGCGCTCATGCACAATCTAAAGCACAACCAGGTGCTCCATGAGCAGATCATCATCCTGACGGTGAAGACCGTGAACGCGCCGCGGGCGCCAGATAGCGAGCGCGTCAAGGTGGAAGACTACATGCCCGACGTTCGGCGCGTAACGCTGACGTTCGGTTTCATGGAAACGCCGAACGTGGTCAAAGCGCTGACCGAAGCGCGCAAGCACGGTCTGAAGTTCGACATTATGAAAACCAGCTTTTTCCTCTCGCGCCGCACTATTGTGCCGAGCGAAAGAAGCGGAATGCCGCTCTGGCAAGACCACTTGTTCATTTTCCTCGCCCGCAACGCCACCAACGCCACGGACTTCTTCCATATTCCGTCCGGGCGCGCCGTGGAGCTCGGTAATCAGGTGATGGTCTAG
- a CDS encoding DUF1674 domain-containing protein: MADEAPPPRKLTPEAQRALAEAEERRAAQRAQEQAKELGGREGPEPTRFGDWERKGIASDF, encoded by the coding sequence ATGGCAGATGAGGCTCCACCGCCGCGTAAGCTGACGCCGGAGGCGCAGCGCGCGCTCGCCGAGGCTGAAGAGCGCCGTGCCGCTCAGCGCGCGCAGGAACAAGCGAAGGAACTCGGCGGTCGGGAAGGTCCAGAACCGACCCGATTTGGCGACTGGGAGCGCAAAGGTATCGCCAGCGATTTTTGA
- the htpX gene encoding zinc metalloprotease HtpX, translating to MNHLKTYILLAAMTALFGAVGYLVGGTGGMLIALLVAGAMNLFAYWNADKMVLRHFKAQEIQAGHPDARVRAYVEDALALAQRAGLPAPKVYIIDNPQPNAFATGRNPENAAVAATSGLLALLSREEIRGVMAHELAHVKNRDTLTMTVTATIAGAVAMLANFALFFGDRDRNPIVGLLIMFLAPIAASLVQMAISRAREYEADRIGAEIGGEPEALASALQKIEGYARQRVNMDAERNPAMAHLFIINPLAGKGADNLFSTHPNTQNRIAQLMDIARRFGRATTPPQSGPWGAATARKRGPWG from the coding sequence ATGAACCATCTCAAGACGTATATTCTTCTGGCAGCTATGACGGCGCTCTTTGGCGCTGTCGGTTACCTCGTTGGCGGCACAGGCGGCATGTTGATCGCTCTGCTGGTCGCCGGCGCAATGAACCTGTTCGCCTACTGGAACGCCGACAAGATGGTGCTGCGTCATTTCAAGGCGCAGGAGATACAGGCTGGACACCCCGATGCGCGCGTTCGGGCATACGTGGAAGATGCACTGGCGCTAGCGCAGCGCGCGGGTCTGCCCGCGCCCAAGGTCTACATCATCGACAACCCACAACCGAACGCGTTCGCCACCGGCCGCAACCCAGAGAACGCCGCCGTCGCCGCCACGAGCGGCCTCCTTGCCTTGCTTTCACGCGAAGAAATTCGGGGCGTCATGGCGCATGAACTGGCGCACGTGAAAAACCGCGATACGCTGACCATGACGGTGACGGCGACGATTGCCGGCGCCGTGGCGATGCTTGCAAACTTCGCGCTATTCTTCGGCGATCGCGATCGCAATCCGATCGTCGGCCTACTGATCATGTTTCTCGCCCCGATCGCAGCATCCTTGGTGCAGATGGCGATCAGCCGCGCGCGCGAATACGAGGCGGACCGCATCGGCGCGGAAATTGGCGGTGAGCCGGAAGCGCTCGCCAGCGCGCTCCAGAAAATTGAAGGCTACGCTCGTCAACGCGTGAACATGGACGCCGAGCGCAACCCGGCGATGGCGCATCTATTCATCATCAATCCGCTGGCGGGCAAGGGCGCCGACAATCTCTTCTCAACGCACCCGAACACGCAAAACCGGATCGCTCAATTGATGGATATTGCACGCCGTTTCGGTCGCGCAACCACGCCTCCCCAAAGTGGTCCGTGGGGCGCCGCGACGGCGCGAAAGCGCGGCCCCTGGGGTTAA